From a region of the Oryza sativa Japonica Group chromosome 6, ASM3414082v1 genome:
- the LOC9266522 gene encoding protein N-terminal asparagine amidohydrolase isoform X1: MLLVDGEPVSASASPTFGSSRGVRLLGCWRDFFPPRLSPSRFLQGSGGRELVAALMGNPGLRAASERLRAEPERRISSGPEEDDADAAAAAAPRHVYVFQREFATVDPARVELVGTDEVTTCVGVVIRNNKTGMTSISHMDFPKIVEGGLKQMLELLGDDNAPFDVHLIGGFDDVSTKVVHSAGRKHIKQEGYSYPLCCRILEVLYKSRQQFHLRTFCVLGSNTTTDSYGNTRPIIGGFVVETSSGAVNPASFEMNSRCPDEIVRRIRVSVSSYDPNWQGRLLETYDTHSDAFEIAPACWMPDWAEMASSLNQLSDSEVLLQCSTSPAAEPPHFVENERRIWRYLIENPYWQDTFPKYKPRVFHRTSDGRWSRYSIVSSS, translated from the exons ATGctcctcgtcgacggcgagcccgtctccgcctccgcctcccccaccTTCGGCTCCTCCCGCGGGGTGCGCCTACTTGGTTGTTGGAGGGATTTCTTCCCACCCCGTCTCTCACCCTCCCGATTCTTGCAGgggagcggcgggagggagCTGGTGGCGGCGCTCATGGGGAACCCCGGGCTCCGCGCCGCATCGGAGAGGCTCAGGGCGGAGCCGGAGAGGCGGATCTCGTCGGGGCCAGAGGAGGATGAtgcggacgccgcggcggcggcggcgccgaggcacGTGTACGTGTTCCAGCGGGAGTTCGCCACGGTTGATCCGGCGCGCGTCGAG TTAGTGGGCACAGATGAGGTGACTACATGCGTGGGTGTAGTAATTCGCAACAACAAGACTGGAAT GACCTCCATTAGCCACATGGACTTCCCAAAAATTGTGGAGGGAGGGCTCAAACAGATGTTAGAATTACTTGGTGATGACAATGCACCGTTTGAT gttcacctgattggtggctTTGATGATGTTTCTACAAAG GTTGTACATTCTGCTGGAAGGAAGCACATCAAACAGGAAGGGTATTCCTATCCACTATGTTGCAGGATACTTGAGGTGTTGTATAAGTCCCGGCAGCAATTCCATCTTCGTACATTTTGTGTCCTTGGGAGCAATACCACAACTGATTCATACGGGAATACACGGCCAATAATCGGTGGATTTGTG GTGGAGACCTCATCTGGGGCTGTTAATCCAGCAAGCTTTGAAATGAATTCAAGGTGTCCAGATGAAATAGTTAGGAGAATTCGTGTGAGCGTTTCTTCTTATGATCCAAATTGGCAAGGAAGGCTACTAGAGACTTATGATACTCACAGTGATGCTTTTGAAATTGCACCTGCCTGCTG GATGCCGGATTGGGCTGAAATGGCATCATCACTTAACCAGCTATCGGACTCTGAGGTCTTGTTGCAGTGCTCCACCTCTCCAGCTGCCGAGCCACCACATTTTGTGGAAAATGAGAGAAG GATATGGAGATACTTGATTGAAAATCCATATTGGCAAGACACATTTCCGAAATACAAGCCTCGGGTCTTCCATAGGACCAGTGATGGAAGGTGGTCACGTTACTCAATAGTATCATCCAGCTAA
- the LOC4341538 gene encoding uncharacterized protein, with translation MAPPGSRRWACVRVMTGTILGGALGFYVMHRLETSHKAKMEERLRKYEAHMSMVAKGKEEAQQRLQDEAALQHKDQARLLPDS, from the exons ATGGCGCCACCGGGATCGCGGCGGTGGGCGTGCGTGCGGGTGATGACCGGGACCATCCTCGGCGGCGCGCTCGGCTTCTACGTCATGCACCGCCTCGAGACCTCCCACAAG GCGAAGATGGAGGAGAGGCTGCGCAAGTACGAGGCGCACATGAGCATGGTCGccaaggggaaggaggaggcgcaGCAGCGGCTGCAGGACGAGGCGGCGCTGCAGCACAAGGACCAGGCCCGGCTCTTGCCGGACTCATGA
- the LOC9266522 gene encoding protein N-terminal asparagine amidohydrolase isoform X2 codes for MLLVDGEPVSASASPTFGSSRGGSGGRELVAALMGNPGLRAASERLRAEPERRISSGPEEDDADAAAAAAPRHVYVFQREFATVDPARVELVGTDEVTTCVGVVIRNNKTGMTSISHMDFPKIVEGGLKQMLELLGDDNAPFDVHLIGGFDDVSTKVVHSAGRKHIKQEGYSYPLCCRILEVLYKSRQQFHLRTFCVLGSNTTTDSYGNTRPIIGGFVVETSSGAVNPASFEMNSRCPDEIVRRIRVSVSSYDPNWQGRLLETYDTHSDAFEIAPACWMPDWAEMASSLNQLSDSEVLLQCSTSPAAEPPHFVENERRIWRYLIENPYWQDTFPKYKPRVFHRTSDGRWSRYSIVSSS; via the exons ATGctcctcgtcgacggcgagcccgtctccgcctccgcctcccccaccTTCGGCTCCTCCCGCGGG gggagcggcgggagggagCTGGTGGCGGCGCTCATGGGGAACCCCGGGCTCCGCGCCGCATCGGAGAGGCTCAGGGCGGAGCCGGAGAGGCGGATCTCGTCGGGGCCAGAGGAGGATGAtgcggacgccgcggcggcggcggcgccgaggcacGTGTACGTGTTCCAGCGGGAGTTCGCCACGGTTGATCCGGCGCGCGTCGAG TTAGTGGGCACAGATGAGGTGACTACATGCGTGGGTGTAGTAATTCGCAACAACAAGACTGGAAT GACCTCCATTAGCCACATGGACTTCCCAAAAATTGTGGAGGGAGGGCTCAAACAGATGTTAGAATTACTTGGTGATGACAATGCACCGTTTGAT gttcacctgattggtggctTTGATGATGTTTCTACAAAG GTTGTACATTCTGCTGGAAGGAAGCACATCAAACAGGAAGGGTATTCCTATCCACTATGTTGCAGGATACTTGAGGTGTTGTATAAGTCCCGGCAGCAATTCCATCTTCGTACATTTTGTGTCCTTGGGAGCAATACCACAACTGATTCATACGGGAATACACGGCCAATAATCGGTGGATTTGTG GTGGAGACCTCATCTGGGGCTGTTAATCCAGCAAGCTTTGAAATGAATTCAAGGTGTCCAGATGAAATAGTTAGGAGAATTCGTGTGAGCGTTTCTTCTTATGATCCAAATTGGCAAGGAAGGCTACTAGAGACTTATGATACTCACAGTGATGCTTTTGAAATTGCACCTGCCTGCTG GATGCCGGATTGGGCTGAAATGGCATCATCACTTAACCAGCTATCGGACTCTGAGGTCTTGTTGCAGTGCTCCACCTCTCCAGCTGCCGAGCCACCACATTTTGTGGAAAATGAGAGAAG GATATGGAGATACTTGATTGAAAATCCATATTGGCAAGACACATTTCCGAAATACAAGCCTCGGGTCTTCCATAGGACCAGTGATGGAAGGTGGTCACGTTACTCAATAGTATCATCCAGCTAA